In one Leptospira levettii genomic region, the following are encoded:
- a CDS encoding S1C family serine protease, with amino-acid sequence MPVIREKKATDPNKMDSKKLMQNQKKILTSPLPFASTILFFLTLFSFRMSAESNSQSIDELRKSVVQIRVFSQSKDPYSPWMSSGISASTGSGFIISKNRILTNAHVVSNAKFIETQRNNQTEWFEVKVLYIAHDCDLAILEVPDQNFYTDSMELELGGLPELASPVDIIGYPIGGSKISVSRGIVSRIEQSSYAHSQIDSHLVVQVDAAINPGNSGGPAFQNGKVVGVAFQASTKGENIGYIIPTNVIQHFLKDIEDGEYDGYVELGIQTQNSFSESHRNFYEIPNGEEGVFVTRVYKQGSADGFLQPGDYLTTIDGRKIGRNGNLKETNSIDFLEVIDNKFAGEEIQFDLIRKKKKIRVSFPAKKMPQMENQRSRYGTDYPYLLLGGLVFQSVNRDLLESWSKIGQTQGGSLLVYRFYEGSNLLDGETEDIVLYRKLPHPTNSHSDFYLNMVVESFNGTKVRNLNHFKNLVQSSKDKTYKIYFYGIQVPMILDREESEKADEQIKRTNHIKGK; translated from the coding sequence ATGCCTGTGATAAGAGAAAAAAAGGCTACCGATCCGAATAAAATGGATTCAAAAAAACTCATGCAGAATCAGAAAAAAATCTTAACCTCCCCACTTCCCTTTGCGAGTACTATTTTATTTTTTCTCACTTTATTCTCTTTTAGGATGAGTGCCGAATCCAACAGCCAATCCATTGACGAACTGAGGAAATCTGTAGTCCAAATCCGCGTATTTTCACAATCAAAAGATCCATATTCACCGTGGATGTCTTCTGGGATCTCTGCTTCCACAGGTTCGGGATTTATCATTTCAAAGAACAGGATTCTTACCAATGCTCATGTTGTTTCAAATGCTAAATTCATTGAAACCCAGAGAAACAACCAAACAGAATGGTTTGAAGTAAAGGTTCTTTACATTGCACATGATTGTGATTTAGCAATATTAGAAGTGCCAGATCAAAATTTTTACACAGATAGTATGGAATTAGAGTTAGGTGGTTTACCTGAACTAGCAAGCCCCGTAGATATCATCGGATATCCCATAGGAGGTAGTAAAATTTCAGTCAGCAGAGGAATTGTTTCACGTATTGAACAATCAAGTTATGCACATTCTCAAATTGATAGCCATTTAGTTGTGCAAGTTGATGCGGCTATCAATCCTGGAAATTCAGGTGGCCCTGCATTTCAAAATGGGAAAGTAGTTGGTGTAGCTTTCCAAGCATCAACCAAGGGCGAAAATATCGGATATATCATTCCTACCAATGTCATTCAACATTTTCTAAAAGACATAGAAGATGGAGAATACGACGGTTATGTGGAACTCGGGATCCAAACACAAAATTCATTTTCCGAATCACATCGAAACTTTTACGAAATACCAAATGGGGAGGAAGGTGTATTTGTCACCCGTGTGTACAAACAAGGTTCTGCAGATGGATTCCTTCAACCTGGTGATTATTTGACGACTATTGATGGTCGCAAAATTGGAAGGAATGGAAATCTAAAAGAAACAAACTCAATCGATTTTTTAGAAGTCATCGATAACAAATTTGCAGGAGAAGAAATCCAGTTTGATCTCATTCGAAAGAAGAAAAAAATTCGAGTGAGTTTTCCAGCGAAAAAAATGCCACAGATGGAAAACCAAAGGTCAAGGTATGGCACAGATTACCCCTATCTACTTTTGGGAGGTCTCGTATTCCAATCCGTAAATCGAGATCTCTTAGAATCTTGGAGTAAAATTGGACAAACACAAGGAGGCAGTTTACTTGTGTATCGATTTTATGAAGGTTCGAATTTATTAGATGGTGAGACAGAAGACATTGTATTATATCGTAAATTACCTCACCCCACAAACTCACATTCGGATTTTTATCTCAATATGGTTGTAGAATCATTTAACGGAACGAAGGTGCGAAATCTAAATCATTTCAAAAACTTAGTCCAATCTTCAAAAGATAAAACTTACAAAATATATTTTTATGGAATCCAAGTTCCGATGATTTTAGACCGAGAAGAATCTGAAAAAGCAGACGAACAAATCAAACGAACTAATCATATCAAAGGCAAATAA
- a CDS encoding ATP-binding protein, with protein MKTSFSILAGFFCVGNLTILLDSLFLKNQILNHPHVISTFLVFLSFVLIFFGLHFPTFFRNFPKLLIISSFVFGMGIMLLLVDLGILNDVYPEASLILLKYYYNAYYIITFIVFSYLIIAKLRFNFPAIQTFMEYIYYAAFGACFTFLIICNFPLLIPISTNYFLHFFLFLNLLFLFCFTVFLFHYSFTKDYLTHPFSFLFERSKQIFEEQIPANRSNSRLVKEKLWNLYEKQNWRKTMDSFWFQILVDETLDNALEHGGKREDDIITVHVFESSKYIDVYVIDSGKGFNPRSIPSPIESDRKLVTGGRGIHILKKLFLVRWNFLGNEVNIRVDKTKSSDWKTNV; from the coding sequence ATGAAAACAAGTTTTTCAATTCTTGCTGGATTTTTCTGTGTTGGTAATTTGACAATCCTACTTGATTCATTGTTTTTAAAAAACCAAATCTTAAATCACCCTCATGTCATTTCGACATTTCTTGTATTTTTATCCTTTGTTCTCATTTTTTTTGGGTTACATTTTCCTACTTTTTTCCGCAACTTCCCAAAACTTCTCATCATCTCTTCTTTTGTTTTTGGTATGGGAATCATGTTACTTCTGGTTGATTTGGGAATTCTCAACGATGTATATCCAGAAGCTAGTTTAATCCTACTAAAATATTACTATAACGCATATTATATCATTACATTCATTGTTTTTTCTTACTTGATCATTGCTAAATTGCGTTTTAATTTCCCGGCGATTCAAACTTTTATGGAATATATTTATTATGCAGCATTTGGTGCTTGTTTTACATTCTTAATCATTTGTAATTTCCCATTACTTATCCCAATCTCTACCAATTATTTTCTGCATTTTTTCTTATTTTTGAATTTATTGTTTTTATTCTGCTTCACTGTATTTTTATTCCATTATTCCTTCACAAAGGATTATCTAACTCATCCATTTTCCTTTTTATTTGAAAGATCAAAACAAATCTTTGAGGAACAAATTCCTGCAAACAGATCCAATTCAAGGTTAGTGAAAGAAAAACTTTGGAATTTATATGAGAAACAAAATTGGCGTAAAACAATGGATAGTTTCTGGTTTCAAATTTTGGTAGATGAAACCTTGGACAATGCTCTTGAACACGGTGGGAAAAGAGAAGATGATATCATCACGGTACATGTGTTTGAGTCATCAAAATACATTGATGTTTACGTAATTGATAGTGGGAAAGGTTTTAACCCAAGGTCAATCCCGAGCCCAATTGAATCTGATCGAAAATTGGTAACGGGTGGACGTGGAATCCATATCCTTAAAAAACTATTTTTAGTAAGATGGAATTTTTTAGGGAATGAAGTGAATATTAGAGTGGATAAAACAAAAAGTTCCGATTGGAAAACTAACGTTTAA
- a CDS encoding adenine phosphoribosyltransferase, which yields MSIVKSKIRTIPDYPKPGILFRDITSLLIDPEGFQLTIGMFVERYQNAKLNKIAAIDARGFIPGAALAFQLGVGFVPIRKKGKLPGNTISESYALEYGVDHVEIHTDAIVPGDKVLIMDDLIATGGTLEASIKLIQNLKGQVHECSTIINLPDLGGAKRIKDTYGIDVYSICEFEGH from the coding sequence ATGTCCATTGTTAAATCTAAAATTCGAACGATTCCTGATTACCCAAAACCAGGGATTTTGTTTCGAGACATCACTTCCCTTCTCATCGACCCAGAGGGTTTCCAACTGACCATTGGGATGTTTGTAGAACGATACCAAAATGCAAAATTAAATAAAATTGCAGCGATTGATGCAAGGGGATTTATTCCAGGTGCTGCCCTCGCTTTTCAATTAGGTGTAGGATTTGTTCCCATTCGAAAAAAAGGGAAACTACCTGGTAATACGATTTCCGAGTCCTATGCATTGGAATATGGAGTTGACCATGTGGAAATTCATACTGATGCCATTGTTCCGGGAGACAAAGTTCTCATCATGGACGATTTAATTGCAACTGGTGGAACCTTGGAAGCATCCATCAAACTCATTCAAAATCTAAAAGGACAAGTGCATGAATGTTCTACCATCATCAACTTACCTGATTTAGGTGGCGCAAAAAGGATCAAAGATACTTACGGTATTGATGTTTATTCTATTTGTGAGTTTGAAGGACACTAA
- the htpX gene encoding protease HtpX: MTWIKRIGFFLLTNILIMTTISIVTTLMGSMGFSIRAFGLDLTQLIVFCLMWGMAGSFISLLLSKMMAKWTMGVKVIDPKQASAHEMDVYRRVQSLAQRAHLPMPEVGIYESPEVNAFATGPSKSSALVAVSTGLLNRMNTQELEGVLAHELSHVANGDMVTLTLIQGVVNSFAMFISRIIAYVAANAVKEEMAHIVRIVVTIALDIVFSILGSMAVAYFSRQREFRADAGGAKLAGRESMISALESLRQMVEMPEDPRGEAIASFKISSKKGGFLSLFATHPALEDRILALKQMR; encoded by the coding sequence ATGACTTGGATCAAACGAATCGGTTTTTTCCTGTTAACCAATATTTTGATTATGACAACAATCTCCATCGTGACTACCCTTATGGGATCGATGGGATTTAGCATCCGTGCCTTTGGTTTGGATCTAACACAACTCATTGTATTCTGTTTAATGTGGGGTATGGCGGGGTCTTTTATTTCGCTCTTACTTTCAAAGATGATGGCGAAATGGACGATGGGTGTCAAAGTCATCGACCCAAAACAAGCTTCCGCTCACGAGATGGATGTGTATCGAAGAGTGCAGTCTTTGGCACAACGTGCACACCTTCCTATGCCAGAAGTGGGAATATACGAATCTCCAGAAGTGAATGCTTTCGCTACTGGACCTAGTAAATCAAGTGCCCTTGTTGCCGTTTCCACTGGATTACTCAACCGAATGAACACGCAAGAGTTAGAAGGTGTGCTTGCACATGAATTGTCTCACGTAGCAAACGGAGATATGGTGACCTTAACTCTCATCCAAGGTGTTGTGAACTCGTTTGCAATGTTCATCTCTCGTATCATTGCTTATGTAGCTGCCAATGCAGTGAAAGAAGAGATGGCTCACATTGTCAGAATTGTTGTGACCATTGCTCTTGATATTGTATTCTCAATTTTAGGATCCATGGCAGTTGCTTATTTCTCTCGCCAAAGAGAATTCCGAGCAGATGCAGGTGGTGCTAAACTTGCGGGAAGAGAGTCGATGATCTCTGCTCTTGAATCCCTTAGACAAATGGTGGAGATGCCAGAAGATCCGAGAGGAGAAGCAATTGCTTCCTTTAAAATTTCTTCAAAGAAGGGAGGATTCTTATCTCTTTTTGCCACTCACCCGGCATTGGAAGATCGAATCCTTGCTCTCAAACAAATGAGATAA